From Xyrauchen texanus isolate HMW12.3.18 chromosome 36, RBS_HiC_50CHRs, whole genome shotgun sequence, one genomic window encodes:
- the LOC127630300 gene encoding galactose-3-O-sulfotransferase 2-like, which yields MLPLQRGASREQRLFHWRTTSAWTTCLRVACFSRLRFMWFTLMVLTLLCVALQMLGVVRQARSSRVLNLVSEQLVRLPAENLWSVSAAIDNGPMAQHLSIQRNYKGAETRIEDGRGQVLEAARKKLETSSHNIVTSNRYPPTTKAAPPTVVVNKLDQEFAKLFPNLHQPNSPANPESTIQKSGLSEIHKVPPANGILDNADKYKVNTPKDTSVMCQAKNHIVFLKTHKTASSTILNILYRYGDSHNLTFALPLNMHSQLFYPSFFAAHFVEGSRTRSKKEFHILCNHMRFKSQEVRKLMPKDTFYFSILRNPVEMMESLFVYYKAIPAFRIVKSLEEFLIKGGQSYNASMPNNHYARNILTFDFGLDSTAPQNEIDLDRRSAEIIAAVERDFELILISEYFDESVVLLKHALCWTLDDVLSFRLNSRSERSRRPLTPETAERIKEWNSLDWRLYLHFNATFWKRIDDTLGRTKLQREVELLKARRRKLEETCLLGGGAVDPAQVQDSLLKPFQYGAAVIQGYNLRLGLNNETRQLCQRLIMPELQYTSALYIKQFPQLAAARASVAKKIAASRNSSSTHRAVKRNTDKLTESNIHITMTNNPSRNNPYIAKAQHRDYLQ from the exons ATGCTCCCGCTTCAGAGAGGCGCGAGCCGGGAGCAAAGATTATTCCACTGGCGGACCACCTCCGCATGGACCAC GTGTCTGAGAGTTGCATGTTTCAGTCGCTTACGTTTTATGTGGTTCACGCTAATGGTCTTGACTCTCCTCTGTGTGGCGCTGCAAATGCTCGGTGTGGTCCGGCAGGCCAG GAGCTCAAGGGTTTTGAATCTTGTGAGCGAGCAGTTGGTCAGATTGCCTGCAGAAAATCTTTGGTCTGTTTCAGCGGCCATTGATAATGGCCCAATGGCCCAACATCTTTCCATACAAAGAAATTACAAAGGTGCTGAAACTCGTATAGAAGATGGAAGAGGCCAAGTCTTGGAGGCTGCAAGAAAAAAGTTAGAGACATCTTCACATAATATAGTAACATCAAACAGATATCCCCCAACCACCAAAGCAGCTCCACCAACAGTGGTAGTGAATAAACTTGACCAAGAATTtgcaaaactatttccaaaccTCCACCAGCCAAATAGCCCAGCTAACCCTGAGAGTACCATACAAAAGTCGGGACTAAGTGAAATTCACAAAGTGCCACCCGCTAATGGCATTCTTGACAATGCTGATAAATATAAAGTAAATACACCGAAGGACACAAGTGTCATGTGTCAAGCCAAGAACCACATTGTCTTTCTCAAAACACATAAGACTGCCAGCAGTACCATATTGAACATACTCTATCGATATGGGGACAGTCACAACCTGACCTTTGCTTTACCACTGAATATGCACAGCCAGTTATTCTACCCATCGTTTTTTGCTGCTCACTTTGTGGAGGGCAGCAGGACTCGCAGTAAGAAAGAATTCCACATCCTGTGCAATCATATGAGATTCAAATCACAAGAG GTTAGAAAGCTGATGCCTAAGGACACATTCTACTTCTCCATTCTTCGGAATCCGGTGGAAATGATGGAATCTCTCTTTGTTTACTACAAAGCGATCCCAGCGTTCCGTATTGTCAAAAGCCTTGAGGAGTTCCTAATCAAGGGTGGGCAGAGCTACAATGCCTCTATGCCTAATAACCACTATGCACGTAATATTTTGACCTTTGACTTTGGTCTGGACAGCACAGCGCCTCAGAATGAAATAGACTTGGACAGGCGTAGCGCCGAGATCATTGCTGCCGTGGAACGTGATTTTGAGCTGATTCTTATTTCAGAGTATTTCGATGAATCTGTGGTGCTTCTAAAACACGCCCTCTGCTGGACACTGGATGACGTTTTGTCTTTCCGGCTAAATAGTCGCAGCGAGCGCTCTCGGCGACCACTGACCCCAGAAACCGCAGAGCGGATAAAAGAGTGGAATTCGCTAGACTGGCGATTGTACCTGCACTTTAATGCTACTTTCTGGAAACGCATAGATGACACACTTGGTCGGACTAAGCTTCAACGGGAAGTAGAGCTTCTGAAGGCTAGGAGGAGGAAGCTTGAGGAAACTTGTCTTCTGGGAGGTGGGGCTGTAGATCCTGCGCAAGTCCAGGATTCATTGTTAAAACCATTTCAGTATGGTGCAGCAGTTATTCAAGGTTATAACCTCCGTTTAGGGCTAAACAATGAGACTCGTCAGCTTTGTCAGAGACTGATTATGCCTGAACTTCAGTACACATCTGCTCTGTACATCAAACAGTTCCCTCAGCTAGCGGCTGCTCGTGCATCTGTTGCAAAAAAGATTGCGGCCTCTAGAAACTCATCTAGCACACACAGAGCTGTTAAGCGCAATACAGATAAACTAACTGAGTCAAATATACACATAACAATGACAAACAATCCCTCACGTAACAATCCATATATAGCCAAAGCGCAACATAGAGACTACTTACAGTAG